CAAAAGGCAAGAAAAGGTTTGAACGATTAATCTATAGAAATCTATTTCTCCATGGTGAACTTTTTAAGAACACCACAACTGAAAACGACTCTTCAAACGACAGTCCGATATTACCCAATCTGTTTTGGTATGACATATCAAAAGTGAGACCTGACCAGCAAAGAATTTGGTATGGCCTATGCGGACTCAGAATTCTTCAAACTATTTATGCAATGGGACCAAGCTACGCCACAAAAGAAGCTGTTAGTGTTCATCTTGTGAATTTTTTTGATTATGATGAATCGATTATCAACAATACATTCGATCGATATATTCAATGTGGCCTTATCTCGTATAAACTGATAGAGATGAACCAACAATCAACTATTCAATGCACTCTATCAGACAGAGGTATATTTATGATATCTCTTCTGTTTCGGAAAATTGATCTATTGTATTTTATGGCTCTTGATACTCCATTATTATTTGGAAATCTCGTAGCCTGCCACAATAACCAACAAAGCTCTTCAATGTGTTTTACCGAGTCTGTTATCAGCACCGGCATTTGGATGTTACACCATATTCAACATTGGCACAAAGAGGAATTAAAATATATTAACTCAACAGCGCTAAAGGTTATTTCAGAAACAAACTCAGGAAGATCCGGCTTTTGGTGGTCAGATACTGCTAATTTACAAAAAATATATAATATTAGTCTAGATGAAGATGGCGACAATATTGTCGAAATCAGGTCGTCAATCATATCGTTAATTCAGTCACTGTCAGCACAGGTTACTGTGGGTCAATATTCTCGTATCGATTCTATATTAGAAACAAAGATTTCACTAGATAAACCGATAGATTATATCAGATGCAAATAGGAAATTTCAATACCCCACCCGATGCGGTGCCCCAGGAGATGCAGCACATCGTGGCCCGCATCAACCAATGGCTGGAGAAAACCACCCTGCGACTGGAACGCTCCCGCACCGGTCTGGCCAACTTGGCCCACGCCATGAAAGGCCCCCTCTCCACCCTCTCCCAGGTGATGCACCATCCCGGCGTCATGGCCGACGAAACCCTGCGCGGCGAAGTGGAAGAGCGGCTCACCTCCCTGACCAACCTGGTGGAGCGGGAACTGCGTCGCGCCCGACTCTCGGACCACTCCCTCCCCACCCGCTTCTTCAACCCCGAAAAAGAGGTCAACGCCCTGGTGCGCACCCTGAAAAGCCTCAATTTCCAGAAAAACGTCCAGGTCGAACTGACCGTTCCCCCCAATCTGCTCATGCCCTTCGATCAGGAAGACATGATGGAACTGTTGGGCAACCTGCTGGACAACGCCTTCAAATGGTGCGACGGGCGCATCCGGGTGGAGATCGGGGAACGCGGCAAAGAGTGCTTCTTCGTGGTGGAAGACAACGGGCCGGGAGTTTCGGAGGAGCAGATGGAACACATCACCCGCCGCGGGGTACGTCTGGACGAATCCCGCAGCGGGCACGGCATGGGTCTGGCCATCGTGTCGCAAATCGTGGAACACTACCATGGACGCATCCACTTCCACCGAGCCCCCTCCCTGGGGGGCTTCGGCGTGGAAGTGGCGCTGCCCGCCTCCTCCTGAGCCTCAGCCGCGCACCGGCGGAAGCATCTGGCGCCAGCTCCGCTCGAACAGATCGTTGATGCAGCCCTGGAGATAGATCAACAGCGAACGACGCGGCTGGTCCCGCTCCTGAAACCGCGAGATGGAGACAATGGCGTGGCGCGTGCGACGGGAGGCCATCACACCCTCCGGTGGAATCTCCCGCAGTCGATGAATGGCCTCGCGGGTCAACTGGCCGGGGACGGAAGAGCGGCGCATGGTAACCTCCAAAGGGTTGGACACTTCGTGGCGGGATCACCCGCCGGTGAGAAGCATCCTAACCGCGCCACTTGAAACCATATTGAAGACCAAATCAGGAAATTCGTG
Above is a window of Magnetococcales bacterium DNA encoding:
- a CDS encoding GHKL domain-containing protein; this translates as MQIGNFNTPPDAVPQEMQHIVARINQWLEKTTLRLERSRTGLANLAHAMKGPLSTLSQVMHHPGVMADETLRGEVEERLTSLTNLVERELRRARLSDHSLPTRFFNPEKEVNALVRTLKSLNFQKNVQVELTVPPNLLMPFDQEDMMELLGNLLDNAFKWCDGRIRVEIGERGKECFFVVEDNGPGVSEEQMEHITRRGVRLDESRSGHGMGLAIVSQIVEHYHGRIHFHRAPSLGGFGVEVALPASS